A region of Pseudopipra pipra isolate bDixPip1 chromosome 10, bDixPip1.hap1, whole genome shotgun sequence DNA encodes the following proteins:
- the LXN gene encoding latexin isoform X3, giving the protein MELPPAQFPSRRAAAVAVAFLRYRRGGPARALRLRELRRARTEDIKDVGHKYYLELELEDVLDKDSTVNCTAEVLYHLGNKNIAPDVQFTLEGELKSTEEADHVFYTRIRSLEKELVAENIPDSHGHVPPELEPLHLLAWVASGYLVWQNSTENTQLQLAQIKHVKQVRRSDEYLQFDYLVLLHEMVSQVNTGFLKSLFCCCLKPGSSAASSSGTQMVGWTQRVRVRSGPPSLSIPAFQDTTAAISSCFWAFLGMAEVQNTGGFTAFSSWEIPVPNWLGIKGRSGILECSAEFQGAGNAPMPEDSTGAQHRDLTHPSYPSTDWFPAEYSHLEPFPIIIL; this is encoded by the exons ATGGAGCTGCCCCCGGCACAGTTCCCATCCCGCCGGGCCGCGGCCGTGGCCGTGGCGTTCCTGCGGTaccggcggggcggccccgcgcgggcgCTGCGGCTGCGGGAGCTGCGCCGGGCGCGCACCGAG GACATCAAGGATGTTGGGCACAAGTACTACCTGGAACTGGAGCTGGAAGATGTCCTGGACAAA GACAGTACTGTTAACTGCACTGCTGAGGTTCTGTATCATCTGGGCAACAAAAACATTGCTCCAGATGTGCAGTTCACACTTGAAGGAGAACTAAAGAGCACAGAGGAAGCAGATCACGTGTTCTACACTCGAATCAGGAGCCTGGAAAAAGAGCTTGTGGCAGAGAACATTCCAG ACAGCCATGGCCACgtgcccccagagctggagcccCTCCACCTGCTCGCCTGGGTCGCCTCAGGGTACCTGGTGTGGCAGAATTCCACAGAAAAcacccagctccagctggcCCAGATCAAACATGTGAAGCAGGTG AGGAGAAGTGATGAATATCTGCAGTTTGACTACCTGGTTCTACTGCACGAAATGGTGTCCCAGGTAAATACTGGATTTCTAAAAAGccttttttgttgctgtttgaagcctggcagctctgcagcctccagCTCAGGCACACAGATGGTGGGGTGGACACAGAGGGTGAGGGTGAGGTCAGGGCCACCTTCTCTGTCCATCCCAGCATTCCAGGACACAACAGCAGCAATTTCCAGCTGTTTCTGGGCTTTCTTGGGAATGGCTGAGGTTCAAAACACTGGTGGCTTCACAGCTTTTTCCTCCTGGGAGATCCCAGTGCCAAACTGGCTGGGGATCAAGGGAAGAAGCGGCATCCTGGAGTGCTCAGCAGAATTCCAGGGGGCTGGGAATGCTCCCATGCCAGAGGACAGCActggtgcccagcacagagacCTCACCCATCCCAGTTATCCCAGCACAGACTGGTTCCCAGCAGAGTATTCACACTTGGAGCCATTCCCCATCATAATTCTGTGA
- the LXN gene encoding latexin isoform X1, with the protein MELPPAQFPSRRAAAVAVAFLRYRRGGPARALRLRELRRARTEDIKDVGHKYYLELELEDVLDKRRSDEYLQFDYLVLLHEMVSQVNTGFLKSLFCCCLKPGSSAASSSGTQMVGWTQRVRVRSGPPSLSIPAFQDTTAAISSCFWAFLGMAEVQNTGGFTAFSSWEIPVPNWLGIKGRSGILECSAEFQGAGNAPMPEDSTGAQHRDLTHPSYPSTDWFPAEYSHLEPFPIIIL; encoded by the exons ATGGAGCTGCCCCCGGCACAGTTCCCATCCCGCCGGGCCGCGGCCGTGGCCGTGGCGTTCCTGCGGTaccggcggggcggccccgcgcgggcgCTGCGGCTGCGGGAGCTGCGCCGGGCGCGCACCGAG GACATCAAGGATGTTGGGCACAAGTACTACCTGGAACTGGAGCTGGAAGATGTCCTGGACAAA AGGAGAAGTGATGAATATCTGCAGTTTGACTACCTGGTTCTACTGCACGAAATGGTGTCCCAGGTAAATACTGGATTTCTAAAAAGccttttttgttgctgtttgaagcctggcagctctgcagcctccagCTCAGGCACACAGATGGTGGGGTGGACACAGAGGGTGAGGGTGAGGTCAGGGCCACCTTCTCTGTCCATCCCAGCATTCCAGGACACAACAGCAGCAATTTCCAGCTGTTTCTGGGCTTTCTTGGGAATGGCTGAGGTTCAAAACACTGGTGGCTTCACAGCTTTTTCCTCCTGGGAGATCCCAGTGCCAAACTGGCTGGGGATCAAGGGAAGAAGCGGCATCCTGGAGTGCTCAGCAGAATTCCAGGGGGCTGGGAATGCTCCCATGCCAGAGGACAGCActggtgcccagcacagagacCTCACCCATCCCAGTTATCCCAGCACAGACTGGTTCCCAGCAGAGTATTCACACTTGGAGCCATTCCCCATCATAATTCTGTGA
- the LXN gene encoding latexin isoform X2: MELPPAQFPSRRAAAVAVAFLRYRRGGPARALRLRELRRARTEDIKDVGHKYYLELELEDVLDKDSTVNCTAEVLYHLGNKNIAPDVQFTLEGELKSTEEADHVFYTRIRSLEKELVAENIPDSHGHVPPELEPLHLLAWVASGYLVWQNSTENTQLQLAQIKHVKQVRRSDEYLQFDYLVLLHEMVSQEIIPWEMTVLWHPRDGVRVTRESRQPGHTSG, translated from the exons ATGGAGCTGCCCCCGGCACAGTTCCCATCCCGCCGGGCCGCGGCCGTGGCCGTGGCGTTCCTGCGGTaccggcggggcggccccgcgcgggcgCTGCGGCTGCGGGAGCTGCGCCGGGCGCGCACCGAG GACATCAAGGATGTTGGGCACAAGTACTACCTGGAACTGGAGCTGGAAGATGTCCTGGACAAA GACAGTACTGTTAACTGCACTGCTGAGGTTCTGTATCATCTGGGCAACAAAAACATTGCTCCAGATGTGCAGTTCACACTTGAAGGAGAACTAAAGAGCACAGAGGAAGCAGATCACGTGTTCTACACTCGAATCAGGAGCCTGGAAAAAGAGCTTGTGGCAGAGAACATTCCAG ACAGCCATGGCCACgtgcccccagagctggagcccCTCCACCTGCTCGCCTGGGTCGCCTCAGGGTACCTGGTGTGGCAGAATTCCACAGAAAAcacccagctccagctggcCCAGATCAAACATGTGAAGCAGGTG AGGAGAAGTGATGAATATCTGCAGTTTGACTACCTGGTTCTACTGCACGAAATGGTGTCCCAG GAGATCATTCCCTGGGAGATGACAGTGCTGTGGCACCCTCGGGATGGTGTCAGAGTGACACGGGAGAGCCGCCAGCCCGGACACACCTCGGGATGA